A genomic window from Cumulibacter soli includes:
- a CDS encoding crotonase/enoyl-CoA hydratase family protein: MYETLSHSIDDGILTITLNRPDQLNSFTVTMAEELERSFREVNDNDDVRAVIVTGAGRAFCAGMDLSSDGNVFGLDESRTPGLSDMDDLDNPEIEKVRDTGGEVTMAIHDCRKPVIAAINGAAVGIGATMTLAMDRRVASTRARVGLVFGRLGIVPEATSTWYLERLVGLPNAIDLVLRADILDAAGAAAINLVDEVVAEDELLARAVEIANAWTRGRSAVGVALAKQMVRRNGVLPHPADAHRVDSLAMFYTSIGDGKEGVAAFLEKRDPNFTSRASQMPEFYTEWIDEAR, encoded by the coding sequence ATGTACGAAACTCTCTCCCACAGCATCGACGACGGTATCCTCACGATCACGCTGAATCGCCCCGATCAGCTGAACTCGTTCACCGTCACCATGGCCGAGGAACTGGAGCGCTCCTTCCGTGAGGTCAACGACAACGATGATGTCCGCGCCGTGATCGTCACCGGCGCCGGCCGGGCGTTCTGCGCGGGCATGGACCTCAGCAGCGACGGAAACGTGTTCGGCCTGGACGAATCACGCACGCCGGGTCTGTCCGACATGGACGACCTGGACAATCCGGAGATCGAGAAGGTGCGCGACACCGGCGGCGAGGTGACTATGGCGATCCATGACTGCCGCAAACCGGTTATTGCTGCTATCAACGGTGCGGCCGTGGGCATCGGAGCGACGATGACTCTGGCGATGGACCGCCGCGTCGCGTCGACCCGCGCTCGGGTCGGACTCGTCTTCGGACGTCTCGGCATCGTGCCGGAGGCGACGTCCACCTGGTACCTGGAGCGTCTGGTCGGGCTGCCGAATGCGATTGATCTGGTGCTGCGCGCCGACATCCTCGATGCTGCGGGCGCTGCGGCGATCAATCTGGTGGACGAGGTCGTTGCGGAAGACGAACTGCTCGCTCGCGCTGTTGAGATCGCCAACGCATGGACCCGCGGTCGCTCGGCCGTCGGTGTTGCGTTGGCCAAGCAGATGGTGCGCCGTAACGGCGTCCTGCCGCACCCCGCAGATGCGCACCGCGTCGACTCGCTGGCTATGTTTTACACCAGCATCGGCGACGGTAAGGAAGGCGTCGCGGCGTTCCTGGAGAAGCGCGATCCGAACTTCACCTCCCGCGCGTCGCAGATGCCGGAGTTCTACACCGAATGGATCGACGAGGCGCGCTAA
- a CDS encoding alkyl/aryl-sulfatase → MSEQRHPTPASATTAAINRDAVRALPFDSDPAQDDVLRGFITAPDTVRVQREDGGTTWSLEPYDFLDGECPDEVHPSLWRISQLNRTPGLFEVCEGIYQVRGYDISNMSILSTDNGYLIVDPLTTVESAAAATRLALDELGERPLRGIIFTHSHVDHFGGVRGVLDVFGIEDPATVTVIAPAEFMAETVSENVYAGNAMLRRAMYMFGPLLPRGTRGQVSAGLGVTSAGGTTSLLAPTHTIATSGTSLTIDGLELVFQYTPHTEAPAELIFHVPSRRALCMAEIVSHVMHNLYTLRGAQVRDALGWSKCLYEAIDRFSAESDVMFISHHWPVWGQQRVAEFIQQQADMYKYLHDQTLRLANHGHGPEEIAERLELPDSLSQFWPNRGLYGSVNHNSRAVYQRYLGWFDGHPSSLNRHTPTELGKRYVAAVGGPDALMAQAQQAFDDADYRWACELLRHLLAADPTHAEGAALQAESFDQLGYQSESGPWRNIYLSGAQELRTGVPGVRRGRKRALDEVRAAMPVEMILDYLGIRLNGPRADGKNIELRLHITDDARNYVLHLRNSVLSFVADRSSTAPQVTVSRLGLLRIVDGVSDADDELDETTDRQARDALAEILDVLDEFDNRFPIVTDRAGLQA, encoded by the coding sequence ATGAGCGAACAACGACATCCGACACCGGCGAGCGCAACGACCGCCGCGATAAACCGAGACGCTGTGCGCGCGTTACCGTTCGACTCGGATCCCGCCCAGGACGACGTACTGCGTGGTTTCATCACCGCTCCGGACACAGTGCGAGTGCAACGCGAGGACGGCGGCACCACCTGGTCGCTAGAGCCGTACGACTTCCTCGACGGTGAGTGCCCGGACGAGGTCCATCCCAGTCTCTGGCGGATCTCGCAACTCAACCGAACGCCTGGGCTGTTCGAAGTCTGCGAAGGTATCTACCAGGTTCGCGGCTACGACATCTCGAACATGTCGATCCTCAGCACGGATAACGGATACCTCATTGTTGACCCGTTGACGACGGTGGAGAGCGCGGCAGCCGCCACTCGGTTAGCACTCGACGAGCTCGGCGAACGCCCGCTGCGCGGCATCATTTTCACGCACAGCCACGTGGATCATTTCGGCGGCGTACGAGGCGTACTCGATGTTTTCGGAATCGAGGACCCCGCCACTGTCACCGTCATCGCTCCGGCGGAATTCATGGCCGAGACGGTCAGCGAGAACGTATACGCCGGGAACGCTATGTTGCGCCGCGCCATGTATATGTTCGGTCCGCTCCTACCGCGTGGCACCCGCGGGCAGGTCAGTGCGGGCCTCGGGGTGACGTCGGCGGGCGGCACCACGTCGTTGCTGGCGCCGACGCACACGATCGCCACGAGCGGTACCTCGTTGACGATCGACGGCCTCGAGTTGGTGTTCCAATACACCCCGCACACCGAGGCGCCCGCGGAGCTCATTTTTCACGTTCCGTCGCGACGGGCGCTGTGTATGGCCGAGATCGTCAGCCATGTGATGCACAACCTGTACACCCTGCGTGGAGCTCAGGTGCGCGACGCGCTCGGGTGGAGCAAATGCCTATATGAGGCGATTGATCGCTTCAGCGCCGAGAGTGACGTGATGTTCATTAGTCACCACTGGCCGGTGTGGGGACAGCAGCGCGTCGCCGAATTCATCCAGCAGCAGGCCGATATGTACAAGTATCTGCATGATCAAACTCTGCGTCTGGCGAACCACGGCCACGGCCCTGAGGAGATCGCCGAACGTCTCGAACTACCCGACTCACTGAGCCAGTTTTGGCCCAATCGGGGGCTTTACGGTTCGGTCAACCACAACAGTCGGGCGGTGTATCAGCGCTATCTCGGCTGGTTCGACGGACATCCGTCAAGCCTGAACCGGCATACCCCCACCGAGCTCGGCAAACGCTATGTAGCGGCGGTCGGTGGGCCTGACGCTCTCATGGCGCAGGCACAGCAGGCGTTCGACGATGCCGACTACCGGTGGGCCTGCGAGTTGCTGCGCCACCTGCTTGCCGCTGACCCCACACACGCTGAGGGGGCGGCGCTGCAGGCGGAGAGCTTCGACCAGCTGGGTTATCAGTCGGAGTCCGGTCCGTGGCGCAATATCTATCTCAGCGGAGCGCAGGAACTACGAACCGGTGTGCCCGGGGTACGACGTGGCCGCAAGCGAGCGCTGGATGAAGTACGCGCGGCGATGCCGGTGGAGATGATCCTGGACTACCTGGGAATTCGGCTCAACGGGCCGCGCGCCGACGGCAAGAACATCGAACTGCGGCTGCACATCACCGACGACGCTCGAAACTACGTCCTCCACCTGCGCAATAGCGTGTTGAGTTTCGTTGCCGACCGCTCATCGACCGCGCCGCAGGTGACAGTCTCTCGCCTCGGATTGCTGCGCATCGTCGACGGGGTGAGCGATGCGGACGACGAACTCGACGAAACAACCGATCGCCAGGCACGCGATGCCCTCGCCGAGATTCTCGATGTGCTGGACGAGTTCGACAACAGGTTCCCCATCGTCACCGACCGCGCAGGCTTACAAGCCTGA
- a CDS encoding TetR/AcrR family transcriptional regulator, translating to MSGRERLLDAALRLMAEQGIDAVPLQVIVETAEQRNASAVHYHFGSRFGLIDAVARRHQARVDELRERMLASALARPEVTLTDLSACMVLPIAAMMDTREHRDGVRVVSQVIIKYGFHTILSADGEGRESLAEMWRAFEAELHDVPVAVRRQRIARVVASQMGAWADRATQIDAGRTPMLSHQQFVADSIAVAAGALSAPAVDMRTLRWAVKLT from the coding sequence GTGAGCGGACGCGAGCGTCTGCTCGACGCCGCCCTACGCTTAATGGCCGAGCAGGGGATCGACGCGGTACCGCTGCAGGTGATCGTGGAGACCGCCGAACAACGCAATGCTTCGGCCGTGCACTATCACTTCGGTTCTCGCTTTGGCCTGATCGATGCCGTCGCTCGTCGGCACCAGGCCCGCGTGGACGAACTACGCGAACGCATGCTCGCCAGTGCGCTAGCACGGCCGGAGGTCACGCTCACCGATCTTTCGGCCTGCATGGTGTTGCCGATCGCCGCGATGATGGACACCCGTGAGCACCGAGATGGTGTCCGTGTCGTCAGCCAGGTGATCATCAAGTACGGGTTTCACACCATCCTGAGCGCCGACGGCGAGGGCCGGGAGTCGCTGGCCGAAATGTGGCGGGCATTCGAGGCGGAACTCCACGATGTCCCGGTCGCCGTACGACGCCAGCGGATCGCGCGCGTTGTCGCGTCCCAGATGGGCGCATGGGCGGACCGCGCGACCCAAATCGATGCCGGCCGTACGCCGATGCTCAGTCACCAACAGTTCGTCGCCGACTCGATCGCGGTCGCCGCGGGGGCACTGAGTGCCCCCGCGGTAGACATGCGCACCCTGCGGTGGGCGGTCAAGCTGACGTAG
- a CDS encoding DUF2510 domain-containing protein produces the protein MVAAGWYVDPAGRFPYRYWEGEFWTDYVTGPAGQGVDPLTPSPPAAQSAQHPPASAGPMQHQSANSGPMQQPAGPGPDPQGAAPSTPQPGPGPGHPAGGRIQTNPAELQAVLAELGIYPAPSGDGTPFGEPMLILARSAERDDAVEWWTPSGLLVASGTIVEKAKPGTFDAPSTDQASGAMIGTLIEITAADGTSIGTTIRTLKPLKPPTHLDDPRGFRIASVAQDKAFSKIGTFSITGPDGRPLGRMAASDMRARSIALSDPGGAALATIVKYGKWDSGNVIMEYSRNRPFQTLSQWIANRAVDALWPIQRERVMSVLIRDRPGSTPLENLLAFAAPLMMEHISSVF, from the coding sequence ATGGTTGCAGCAGGCTGGTACGTCGACCCTGCGGGGCGCTTTCCGTATCGCTACTGGGAAGGCGAGTTCTGGACTGATTACGTCACTGGTCCGGCGGGACAAGGCGTCGACCCGCTGACGCCCAGCCCGCCGGCCGCTCAGTCTGCGCAGCACCCGCCCGCGAGCGCTGGACCCATGCAGCACCAGTCTGCCAACTCAGGTCCCATGCAGCAGCCTGCGGGCCCAGGCCCCGACCCGCAGGGCGCCGCGCCCTCTACGCCTCAGCCCGGGCCGGGGCCCGGACACCCGGCCGGCGGGCGAATCCAGACCAACCCGGCGGAACTGCAGGCGGTGCTCGCCGAACTCGGCATCTATCCCGCGCCGAGCGGGGATGGGACGCCGTTCGGCGAGCCGATGCTGATCCTGGCCCGCTCGGCCGAACGAGATGACGCCGTCGAGTGGTGGACGCCGTCCGGGCTACTGGTCGCCTCCGGCACCATCGTCGAAAAGGCGAAGCCCGGTACTTTCGACGCCCCGAGCACCGACCAGGCCAGCGGCGCGATGATCGGTACCCTGATCGAGATCACTGCGGCCGACGGGACATCGATCGGTACGACGATCCGCACCCTCAAACCGCTCAAGCCGCCCACCCACCTCGATGATCCTCGTGGGTTCCGAATTGCCTCCGTCGCGCAGGACAAGGCGTTCAGCAAAATCGGCACCTTCAGCATTACCGGGCCCGATGGCCGTCCCTTGGGCCGGATGGCCGCATCCGATATGCGGGCGCGTTCGATCGCGTTATCGGATCCAGGTGGCGCGGCGTTAGCCACGATCGTCAAGTACGGCAAATGGGACTCCGGCAACGTGATCATGGAGTACTCGCGGAACCGGCCGTTTCAGACTCTGAGTCAATGGATCGCGAACCGAGCGGTAGATGCGTTGTGGCCGATTCAGCGCGAACGCGTCATGAGCGTGTTGATCCGGGACCGTCCCGGCAGCACCCCGCTGGAGAACCTGCTCGCGTTCGCTGCCCCGTTGATGATGGAGCACATCTCGAGCGTGTTTTAA
- a CDS encoding alkyl sulfatase dimerization domain-containing protein, with translation MAFDILQYADEYWLGKADMKPYASGGLRKQGLHAVGDGVWMFPAMGNVYIFETDDGLLMFDTGSAATATKLHTAVRELSDAPLRNAVYTHGHIDHIWGTARFDEEPGARPTVIAHENVVDRFDRYTRTAGYNTVINQRQFQAPGLTWPTVYRYPDLTYSSAMTLTQGELRVDMSHGRGETDDCTVGWFPDLGIVCTGDFFIWTSPNAGNPQKVQRYALDWAHKLREIASYGAELLLPGHGLPISGVDRVHEALTVSAEYLEFLEGVAVDGLNRGATLDEVLHGFELPAKFTEKRYLRPTYDEPEFVVRNAWRLYGGWYDGDPSNLKPVRRDSFGAAIVDLSGGTAKLIERARRELTDGDERLAARLIQIAADADPQNPDVLDARAEIFTELSTRATSTMTKGVYTWAASESEAARQGRPVLEMLADRSKQAYRDLLPGS, from the coding sequence GTGGCCTTCGACATTCTGCAGTACGCCGACGAATACTGGCTCGGCAAGGCCGATATGAAGCCATACGCATCTGGCGGACTACGTAAGCAGGGACTGCATGCGGTCGGTGATGGCGTGTGGATGTTTCCGGCGATGGGCAATGTGTATATTTTCGAGACCGACGACGGGTTGTTGATGTTCGACACGGGCTCCGCCGCCACCGCGACGAAGCTACATACCGCCGTGCGGGAATTGTCGGACGCGCCGCTGCGCAACGCGGTCTATACCCACGGACATATCGACCACATCTGGGGTACGGCGCGCTTTGACGAAGAGCCGGGCGCGCGCCCGACGGTGATCGCCCATGAGAACGTCGTCGACCGCTTCGATCGTTACACCCGCACCGCCGGATACAACACGGTGATCAACCAACGCCAGTTCCAGGCACCGGGGCTCACCTGGCCGACGGTCTATCGGTACCCCGATCTCACTTATAGCTCGGCAATGACGCTCACTCAGGGTGAACTGCGGGTCGACATGTCGCACGGCCGTGGCGAAACCGATGACTGCACGGTCGGCTGGTTTCCCGATCTCGGCATCGTGTGCACGGGCGACTTCTTCATCTGGACCAGCCCGAACGCCGGCAACCCACAAAAGGTTCAGCGTTACGCGCTGGATTGGGCTCACAAGTTGCGCGAAATAGCGTCGTACGGTGCTGAACTGCTGTTGCCTGGTCACGGATTGCCGATCTCCGGCGTCGACCGGGTGCACGAAGCGTTGACCGTATCGGCAGAGTACCTAGAGTTTCTCGAAGGTGTCGCCGTCGACGGGTTGAACCGTGGCGCGACGCTCGATGAGGTGCTGCATGGTTTTGAGTTGCCAGCGAAGTTCACTGAGAAACGTTACCTGCGTCCGACGTACGACGAGCCCGAGTTCGTAGTACGTAACGCTTGGCGCCTGTACGGCGGCTGGTACGACGGCGATCCGTCGAATCTCAAGCCGGTACGCCGAGACTCGTTCGGAGCGGCAATTGTCGACCTGTCGGGCGGTACGGCGAAACTCATCGAGCGCGCCAGGCGTGAGCTCACCGACGGTGATGAGCGACTGGCCGCGCGCTTGATCCAGATTGCGGCGGACGCCGACCCGCAGAACCCGGACGTGCTAGACGCGCGAGCCGAGATCTTCACTGAACTCAGCACGCGCGCGACGTCGACGATGACGAAGGGTGTCTACACCTGGGCTGCGTCCGAATCTGAGGCGGCGCGCCAAGGGCGGCCGGTGTTGGAGATGCTCGCTGATCGGTCGAAACAGGCATATCGGGATCTGTTGCCTGGATCCTAG
- a CDS encoding enoyl-CoA hydratase/isomerase family protein, translating to MGDLEVTKDGYVAICRVQRGPNNFFDNDMIGELAEAGRQADADKDTRAIVLCSEGKNFCAGANFGEGGLGAERAKTSGELYRNAAKLFDIKTPIVAAVQGAAVGGGLGLALVADFRVATPSSRLHANFAKLGFHQGFGLSVTLPRLIGEQKAAEMLLTARAVKGEEALALGLVDRLVDEDPFSGALEFARTIAANAPLAVTSIRETLRGDLAAEVKSVLERELSEQTWQWDTADCAEGVAANLARREANFTAS from the coding sequence ATGGGCGACCTGGAAGTCACCAAAGACGGATATGTAGCGATCTGCCGCGTGCAGCGCGGACCCAACAACTTTTTCGACAATGACATGATCGGCGAGCTGGCCGAGGCCGGACGTCAGGCGGACGCCGACAAGGACACCCGCGCGATTGTGCTGTGCTCGGAGGGTAAGAACTTCTGCGCCGGCGCGAACTTCGGCGAGGGTGGCCTGGGCGCCGAGCGCGCCAAGACCTCGGGTGAGTTGTACCGCAACGCCGCAAAACTCTTCGACATCAAGACGCCGATCGTCGCTGCCGTGCAGGGTGCCGCGGTCGGCGGTGGACTTGGCTTGGCGTTGGTCGCGGACTTCCGCGTTGCCACGCCGTCCTCGCGGCTGCATGCCAACTTCGCGAAACTCGGCTTCCACCAGGGCTTCGGTCTCAGCGTGACCCTGCCGCGGCTGATCGGTGAGCAGAAGGCCGCCGAGATGCTACTGACCGCGCGTGCGGTCAAGGGTGAGGAGGCCCTTGCGTTGGGCCTCGTCGATCGCCTGGTGGACGAGGACCCGTTCTCCGGCGCTCTGGAGTTCGCCCGCACGATCGCCGCGAATGCGCCACTGGCCGTCACCTCGATCCGAGAGACGTTGCGTGGTGACCTCGCTGCCGAGGTGAAGTCGGTGCTGGAGCGTGAACTGTCGGAGCAGACCTGGCAGTGGGACACCGCGGACTGCGCCGAAGGCGTGGCCGCAAACCTCGCTCGCCGCGAAGCCAACTTCACCGCTTCGTAA
- a CDS encoding acyl-CoA dehydrogenase family protein — MTTRADADLVSTVRDLFSQRCTHEVVTQAEQDGAAPEKLWREVAEMGLHLVGVDEEAGGSGGTILDALAILHAAGEFAAPLPIAETMLAAAVLADAGAEIPDGALAVVPPTADLTLSGDAVSGEAKHVPWARGAAVLVGIVDGKAFTAPVEVTRSGVDASGMPSDDVKINGTVVGDSSRDLLLDGALARSAQLAGAMEAIAELTREYTNERIQFGQPVGRFQAVAQHIVTLAQMATMSSLSVERAGLAALSGPAAFEIKALKQVSDRNATTAARAAHQAHGAIGMTQEYRLQQLTRRLYAWRGEFGLEKELAEDLGKTVAEHGSMHDVVVAGSEALS; from the coding sequence ATGACCACCCGAGCCGATGCAGATCTGGTCTCAACCGTCCGGGACCTCTTTAGCCAGCGTTGCACCCATGAGGTCGTGACGCAGGCCGAGCAGGACGGCGCGGCGCCGGAGAAACTGTGGCGCGAAGTTGCCGAAATGGGCCTGCACCTGGTGGGTGTGGATGAGGAGGCGGGCGGCTCTGGCGGCACGATTCTCGATGCGCTGGCGATCCTGCACGCCGCAGGCGAGTTCGCGGCACCGCTCCCGATCGCTGAGACGATGCTGGCCGCTGCTGTCCTGGCAGACGCAGGGGCGGAGATTCCGGACGGCGCACTGGCTGTCGTCCCGCCGACTGCGGATTTGACGTTGTCCGGTGATGCGGTGAGCGGGGAAGCGAAGCACGTGCCATGGGCACGCGGCGCCGCTGTACTCGTGGGGATCGTGGACGGCAAGGCGTTCACCGCGCCGGTTGAGGTCACCCGTTCCGGCGTCGATGCATCCGGAATGCCGAGCGACGACGTGAAGATCAACGGCACTGTGGTCGGCGACTCGTCACGCGACCTGCTGCTGGACGGCGCGTTGGCACGCTCGGCGCAGCTGGCCGGTGCGATGGAGGCGATCGCCGAGCTGACGCGCGAGTACACCAACGAGCGAATCCAGTTCGGGCAGCCGGTGGGCAGGTTCCAGGCCGTCGCGCAGCACATCGTCACCCTGGCGCAGATGGCCACGATGTCCTCGTTGAGCGTGGAGCGAGCAGGGCTTGCCGCGCTGAGCGGTCCGGCCGCGTTCGAGATCAAGGCGCTCAAGCAGGTCAGCGACCGCAATGCGACTACCGCTGCCCGCGCGGCGCACCAGGCGCACGGCGCGATCGGCATGACGCAGGAGTACCGCCTGCAGCAGTTGACCCGTCGGCTGTACGCGTGGCGTGGCGAGTTCGGACTGGAAAAAGAGCTCGCTGAGGATCTCGGCAAGACCGTCGCGGAACACGGTTCCATGCACGACGTCGTCGTCGCGGGGTCCGAAGCACTCTCGTAA
- a CDS encoding acyl-CoA dehydrogenase family protein: MRLEATELTDEELELQQKVRSWLRDRLPAGSYPLGLGMSGEIDPEFSRDLGAQGWLGMALPVEYGGHGRSAVERLIVVEEMLAIGAPVGFHWVGDRQSGPSIAKHGTEEQKREILPAIARGELSFAIGMSEPDSGSDLASLRTRAVREGDGWRVNGAKIWTSGAYEATHILALFRTSEEKHTGLTQFIVPRHTEGLTINKIPFIDGTRHFCEMHFDDMYLPDTARMGEVGGGWGQNTAELVLERGGVDRWMSIAPILENWVRSRAAVGDRAAEADLGAITARNWAFRGLSLSIARMVDEGKSPVTEAALVKEMATRFEQESVDTVARHFGRTPDLHSDDPYESLLARAILVSPSWSIRGGTNEILRSVAAKGLNKR; this comes from the coding sequence ATGAGGCTCGAAGCCACGGAGCTCACCGATGAGGAGCTCGAACTACAGCAGAAGGTGCGCAGTTGGCTGCGTGACCGCCTGCCCGCCGGAAGCTACCCGCTCGGGCTAGGCATGTCCGGCGAGATCGACCCGGAGTTCTCGCGCGACTTGGGCGCGCAAGGCTGGCTTGGCATGGCGCTGCCGGTCGAGTACGGCGGGCACGGACGCAGTGCCGTCGAGCGGCTGATCGTTGTCGAGGAGATGCTGGCTATCGGCGCACCGGTGGGATTCCACTGGGTGGGTGATCGCCAGAGCGGCCCAAGCATCGCTAAGCACGGCACCGAAGAGCAGAAGCGGGAGATCCTGCCGGCGATTGCTCGTGGGGAGTTGTCGTTCGCGATCGGCATGAGTGAGCCGGACTCCGGCTCCGACCTCGCATCGCTGCGCACCCGCGCCGTCCGCGAGGGCGATGGTTGGCGGGTGAACGGTGCGAAGATCTGGACGTCCGGCGCGTACGAGGCCACGCACATCCTCGCGCTGTTCCGCACTTCGGAAGAGAAGCACACCGGTCTGACGCAGTTCATCGTGCCGCGCCACACCGAAGGCCTGACGATCAACAAGATCCCGTTTATCGACGGCACTCGCCATTTCTGCGAGATGCATTTCGACGACATGTACCTGCCTGACACTGCCCGGATGGGTGAGGTCGGCGGCGGTTGGGGCCAGAACACCGCTGAGCTCGTGCTCGAGCGCGGCGGCGTCGATCGGTGGATGTCGATCGCGCCGATTCTGGAGAACTGGGTGCGCTCGCGCGCGGCTGTGGGCGACCGTGCAGCCGAGGCCGATCTCGGCGCCATCACCGCCCGCAACTGGGCGTTCCGCGGTCTCTCATTGTCGATCGCGCGGATGGTCGACGAAGGTAAATCGCCGGTCACTGAGGCCGCGCTGGTCAAGGAGATGGCTACCCGGTTCGAGCAGGAGAGCGTCGACACCGTCGCGCGCCACTTCGGCCGTACGCCGGACCTGCACTCCGATGATCCTTATGAGTCGTTGCTGGCTCGCGCGATCCTGGTCTCGCCGTCCTGGTCGATCCGCGGCGGTACCAACGAAATTCTGCGCTCCGTCGCTGCGAAGGGACTGAACAAACGATGA
- a CDS encoding GntR family transcriptional regulator: MTIDRPQHPFVLDATSRLSPQIAIWLRDQIIAGRFEPHEKLKPEHIAEACGASATPVREALMSLHGEGLVSFAPGRGFTVRPLTQQDIEDLLSAHAHFAAILAERATMALRETEVERLRQLQTEIVAAADARDYDEIDRLDDEFHRIVNQSAGSNRLKWLYGLTLRFVPHRLFGDIAGFPEAAVEDHVLIIKGLINRNPEATAAAMRAHWLNVATMLIRHMRARGVLADD; encoded by the coding sequence ATGACCATCGATCGCCCGCAACACCCGTTCGTGCTTGATGCGACCAGTCGGCTGAGCCCGCAGATCGCGATATGGCTCCGCGATCAGATCATCGCCGGACGATTCGAGCCGCACGAGAAGCTCAAACCCGAACACATTGCCGAGGCGTGTGGGGCCAGTGCGACGCCGGTCCGCGAGGCCTTGATGTCACTGCACGGCGAAGGGCTGGTGTCGTTCGCGCCCGGTCGCGGCTTCACCGTCCGACCGCTGACTCAACAAGACATCGAAGACTTGCTCTCGGCACACGCGCACTTCGCGGCGATCCTCGCCGAGCGGGCCACCATGGCGCTGCGCGAGACCGAGGTCGAGCGCCTGCGGCAGCTTCAGACCGAGATCGTCGCCGCCGCCGACGCACGGGACTACGACGAGATCGACAGGTTGGACGACGAGTTCCACCGGATCGTGAACCAGTCGGCGGGCTCGAACCGACTCAAATGGCTGTACGGGCTGACGCTGCGGTTCGTGCCGCACCGGCTGTTCGGCGATATTGCCGGATTCCCCGAGGCCGCTGTCGAGGATCACGTGCTCATCATCAAGGGCCTGATCAATCGCAACCCCGAGGCAACGGCCGCCGCGATGCGGGCGCATTGGCTGAACGTTGCGACGATGCTGATCCGGCACATGCGCGCCCGAGGCGTACTCGCTGACGACTGA
- a CDS encoding nitroreductase family deazaflavin-dependent oxidoreductase: MAEDYRPSPTGWVAKHVTDIVGSGNTSAASVNGMDVVLMTMVGRKSGATLKVPVMRVEHHGVYAAVASKGGAPTHPNWYYNIVADPNLTLQDGERTWDVRAREIEGDERAEWWTRCVAAFPPYAEYEQKTDRLIPVFLLEPR; the protein is encoded by the coding sequence ATGGCCGAAGATTACCGTCCGAGCCCCACCGGTTGGGTCGCCAAGCACGTCACCGACATCGTCGGCAGCGGCAACACGTCCGCGGCCTCGGTGAACGGCATGGACGTGGTTCTGATGACCATGGTCGGGCGTAAATCCGGGGCGACCCTAAAGGTGCCGGTCATGCGCGTTGAGCACCATGGCGTCTATGCCGCCGTCGCGAGCAAGGGTGGCGCACCCACACATCCGAACTGGTACTACAACATCGTCGCCGACCCGAACCTCACGCTGCAGGACGGCGAACGCACCTGGGACGTGCGGGCGCGAGAGATCGAAGGCGATGAGCGGGCTGAATGGTGGACCCGGTGCGTCGCCGCCTTCCCGCCGTACGCCGAGTACGAGCAGAAGACAGATCGCCTGATCCCGGTCTTCCTGCTCGAACCGCGCTAA
- a CDS encoding cupin domain-containing protein has product MHKPNVDAVGRDLIGRAASSKSGRAAETLYGGHEKVLRQTMLAMQEGAELAEHDSPGDATILVVSGRVRLTAGEVSWEGRDGDLLVIPDARHSLLALSDSTFILTVAKR; this is encoded by the coding sequence ATGCATAAACCCAACGTGGACGCGGTCGGTCGTGACCTGATCGGCCGCGCCGCATCGTCGAAGAGCGGGCGTGCCGCCGAGACGCTGTACGGCGGACACGAGAAGGTCCTACGGCAGACGATGCTCGCTATGCAGGAGGGCGCGGAACTCGCCGAACACGACAGCCCCGGCGATGCGACCATCCTGGTGGTTAGCGGACGAGTACGCCTCACCGCCGGTGAGGTCAGTTGGGAAGGTAGGGACGGCGACCTGCTGGTCATCCCAGACGCCCGGCACAGTCTGCTCGCACTGAGCGACTCCACCTTCATCCTCACCGTCGCGAAACGATGA